Proteins encoded in a region of the Dorea longicatena genome:
- a CDS encoding glycoside hydrolase family 172 protein, whose product MSNVSGLFKDLTTVKKARNGRLASWDQRGKNQDYWEIPAGETISLGEVEGPGCITHIWMTSSCRKVVAPSILDPVLNASAAPVMEIHPALGVIWDDYDPFYYRKVLIKITWDDQDTPSVLAPLGDFFCIGNSYPGNFSSLPFNVSLKPEEAGRYGAPCSVSCYFPMPFNKKAKIEIVNENELPFILYFNIDYEMYKEPLDENTAYFHASWHRENPCQGWGPDLQTNCPEVNNVTNFKGENNYTVLDVEGTGHYVGCNLTVKHYQGSWWGEGNDMFFIDGEEYPSLNGTGTEDYFNHAWGMQKNAYPFFGTIVHESDTDGFQVSYRFHITDPVRFEKHLKVTIEHGHANHLSDDWSSTAYWYQTLPTAKPITILPVEERIPNVPVLPERNLQMPELTEEMKAARESWAKRWEEYKPAREEQFRIKENKARRESKLNTEFAKKLREEYK is encoded by the coding sequence ATGAGCAATGTATCAGGATTATTTAAAGATTTGACAACTGTAAAAAAAGCCAGAAACGGAAGACTTGCCAGCTGGGATCAGAGAGGTAAGAATCAGGATTATTGGGAAATCCCGGCAGGTGAGACAATCTCTCTTGGAGAAGTGGAAGGACCTGGATGTATCACACATATCTGGATGACTTCTTCCTGCAGAAAAGTAGTAGCACCAAGTATTCTTGATCCGGTATTAAATGCTTCAGCAGCTCCGGTTATGGAGATTCATCCGGCACTTGGAGTTATCTGGGATGATTATGATCCATTCTATTATAGAAAAGTTCTGATCAAGATTACATGGGATGATCAGGATACACCAAGTGTACTTGCACCATTGGGAGATTTCTTCTGTATTGGTAACAGTTATCCGGGCAATTTTTCTTCGCTGCCATTTAATGTTTCGCTGAAACCAGAAGAAGCAGGAAGATATGGAGCTCCTTGTTCTGTGTCATGCTATTTCCCAATGCCTTTTAATAAAAAAGCAAAAATTGAGATTGTAAATGAAAACGAACTTCCATTTATTTTATATTTCAATATTGACTATGAAATGTATAAAGAGCCACTGGATGAGAATACAGCATATTTCCATGCAAGCTGGCACAGAGAAAATCCTTGTCAGGGCTGGGGACCAGACCTTCAGACAAACTGTCCGGAAGTTAATAATGTAACCAATTTTAAAGGTGAGAATAACTATACGGTGCTTGACGTAGAAGGAACGGGACATTATGTAGGATGTAACCTTACTGTAAAACACTACCAGGGAAGCTGGTGGGGAGAAGGAAATGATATGTTCTTCATTGATGGAGAGGAATACCCGTCATTAAATGGTACAGGAACAGAGGATTATTTCAACCATGCATGGGGAATGCAGAAAAATGCATATCCATTCTTTGGAACTATTGTACATGAAAGCGATACAGATGGATTCCAGGTATCTTACCGTTTTCACATTACAGATCCAGTAAGATTTGAGAAACATTTGAAAGTTACGATTGAACATGGACATGCGAACCATCTGTCAGATGACTGGAGTTCAACAGCATACTGGTATCAGACACTGCCAACAGCAAAACCAATTACGATTCTTCCTGTAGAAGAGAGAATTCCAAATGTACCGGTACTTCCAGAACGCAATCTTCAGATGCCGGAATTAACAGAAGAAATGAAAGCAGCGAGAGAATCATGGGCAAAACGCTGGGAAGAGTATAAGCCTGCAAGAGAAGAACAGTTCAGAATTAAAGAAAATAAGGCCCGCCGGGAATCAAAGCTTAATACTGAATTTGCAAAGAAGCTTCGTGAAGAATATAAGTAA
- a CDS encoding DNA topoisomerase III produces MKSLVLAEKPSVARDIARVLGCHKNISGAIEGSNYIVTWALGHLVTLADPEEYDKKFKAWDMSYLPMVPKKWELVVIKQTSKQYHNVKTQLFRKDVSEIIIATDAGREGELVARWILDKSGCHKPIRRLWISSVTDKAIKEGFAHLKDGRAYNDLYHAARSRAEADWLVGINATRALTCKYNAQLSCGRVQTPTLAMIAHREQQIRSFKPEDYYGLRCTTSVTGGSVGTMASIVTWTWQQKKSGSLRSFNKDLITGLDKKLKNQTLTVTDVHTSSKRTPSPGLYDLTELQRDANKRFGFSAKETLNIMQSLYEHHKVLTYPRTDSRYIGTDIVPTIKERLKACNIGPYKKYIPELLKKPLKTSKAFVDDKKVSDHHAIIPTEEYVQMEHMSNNERKIYDLVVRRFISVLYPAFEYEQTTLKAEAAGETFTAKGKVIKAAGWKAVYADAASSGSSASQYDAYGDYEDSEDFGEDFQNNDMYLKASEQALPVLHKGDTLTVTRTNITSGKTKAPARFTEATLLSAMENPVRYMSSDDNKMKKTLGETGGLGTVATRADIIEKLFHSFLLEKKGNEILLTSKGKQLLELVPEDLKKPELTASWEMELAKIAKGAHKEQVFIKDIESYTKELIQDIKTSDGTFRHDNLTNTKCPHCGKRMLSVKGKNSRMLVCQDRECGYRETIARTSNARCPNCHKKMELIKKGDSETFVCSCGYKEKLEAFKNRRAKEGAGVSKRDVQKYLKKQQQQNDEPVNNAFAQALAGLKLDK; encoded by the coding sequence ATGAAATCACTCGTACTGGCTGAAAAGCCATCTGTTGCCCGCGATATCGCCCGTGTTCTCGGCTGTCACAAGAACATTTCCGGTGCGATCGAAGGCAGCAATTATATCGTCACCTGGGCACTCGGCCATCTGGTCACTTTAGCAGACCCGGAAGAATATGATAAAAAGTTCAAAGCCTGGGATATGTCTTATCTCCCGATGGTTCCAAAGAAATGGGAGCTCGTCGTGATCAAACAGACATCCAAACAATACCATAATGTAAAGACACAGCTTTTCCGGAAAGATGTCTCTGAGATCATCATTGCCACCGATGCCGGACGTGAGGGAGAACTGGTTGCCCGCTGGATCCTGGACAAATCCGGCTGTCATAAGCCGATCCGCCGTCTGTGGATCTCCTCTGTTACCGATAAAGCGATCAAAGAAGGGTTTGCCCACTTGAAGGATGGTCGTGCCTACAACGACTTATATCATGCCGCAAGAAGCCGCGCAGAGGCAGACTGGCTGGTCGGGATCAATGCCACCCGTGCACTGACCTGCAAGTATAACGCCCAGCTCTCCTGCGGACGTGTACAGACACCGACACTTGCCATGATCGCACACCGCGAACAGCAGATCCGTTCATTTAAACCGGAAGATTATTATGGACTGCGTTGTACAACTTCTGTTACCGGTGGTTCTGTCGGCACTATGGCTTCTATCGTCACATGGACATGGCAGCAAAAGAAAAGCGGTTCCCTGCGCTCCTTTAACAAAGACCTGATAACCGGCCTTGATAAAAAATTAAAGAACCAGACACTTACCGTGACGGATGTGCATACCTCATCCAAGCGGACACCTTCCCCGGGCCTCTATGATCTGACGGAATTACAGCGCGATGCCAATAAGCGCTTTGGCTTCTCCGCAAAGGAGACATTGAATATCATGCAGAGTCTGTACGAACACCACAAAGTCCTCACCTATCCAAGAACAGACTCCCGCTATATCGGTACGGACATTGTGCCAACGATCAAAGAACGCCTGAAAGCCTGCAATATCGGACCTTATAAGAAATATATTCCGGAACTCTTAAAGAAACCGCTTAAGACAAGCAAAGCCTTCGTAGATGATAAAAAAGTCAGCGACCATCATGCGATCATCCCGACGGAAGAATATGTCCAGATGGAACATATGTCGAACAATGAACGCAAGATCTATGATCTGGTCGTACGCCGTTTTATCAGCGTCCTCTATCCGGCATTTGAATATGAGCAGACTACACTAAAAGCTGAAGCCGCAGGTGAAACATTTACTGCAAAAGGAAAGGTCATCAAAGCCGCCGGATGGAAGGCCGTATATGCCGATGCTGCATCTTCCGGTTCCTCTGCTTCACAATATGATGCTTACGGGGATTATGAAGATTCTGAAGATTTTGGAGAAGATTTCCAAAATAATGATATGTACTTAAAGGCTTCAGAGCAGGCACTTCCTGTTCTCCACAAAGGCGACACCCTGACTGTCACACGCACGAATATCACAAGCGGTAAGACCAAAGCTCCCGCCCGTTTTACAGAAGCGACACTTCTGTCCGCCATGGAGAATCCGGTACGTTATATGTCTTCTGATGATAATAAGATGAAAAAAACTCTCGGTGAAACCGGCGGACTCGGAACCGTAGCGACAAGAGCCGATATCATTGAAAAATTGTTCCACTCTTTCCTGCTGGAAAAGAAGGGAAATGAGATTCTTCTGACATCCAAAGGAAAACAGCTTCTGGAATTAGTCCCGGAAGATTTGAAAAAACCGGAGCTTACCGCTTCCTGGGAAATGGAACTTGCCAAGATTGCCAAAGGAGCACACAAAGAACAGGTATTTATCAAAGATATCGAAAGCTACACCAAAGAATTAATTCAGGATATCAAGACTTCCGACGGAACTTTCCGTCACGATAACCTGACTAATACAAAATGCCCGCACTGCGGCAAGCGTATGCTCTCTGTCAAAGGCAAGAACTCCCGTATGCTGGTCTGCCAAGACCGTGAATGCGGCTACCGCGAGACGATCGCACGCACCAGCAATGCAAGATGTCCGAACTGTCACAAGAAGATGGAACTGATCAAAAAGGGGGACAGTGAGACATTTGTATGCTCCTGCGGCTACAAAGAGAAGCTGGAAGCATTCAAGAACCGTCGTGCCAAAGAAGGTGCCGGCGTATCTAAGCGCGATGTCCAGAAATATCTGAAGAAACAGCAGCAGCAAAATGACGAACCGGTGAATAACGCATTTGCACAGGCACTGGCGGGACTTAAGTTAGATAAATAA
- a CDS encoding carbohydrate ABC transporter permease — MVPKRKKIAMYAAMIIITAIVVFPFLWMVLLSFKSSSEIMSNPLAMPKAFNLDNFKHALETLNFPQLYANTFVVCILSVVLELIITFCSSFVIARMEFKHPKAKSLLYGFLILGLSVSPFILLFPVYKINIFFGLKGKWALIFPYAASSISFNTLLLTAYLKQLPTEIDEAAVIDGCNIWQLMVKVILPMAKPVIATIVIFNVLYIWNEYPYASVMLKDVSDYTLSMGASFFKGNYTVDYGGIVASSLMIIVPELIFYGLFQKNIVEGMTAGAVKG; from the coding sequence ATGGTACCGAAAAGAAAGAAAATTGCAATGTATGCTGCGATGATCATTATAACAGCGATTGTTGTATTTCCATTTTTATGGATGGTATTGCTTTCGTTCAAATCAAGTTCAGAGATCATGTCTAATCCATTGGCAATGCCGAAGGCATTTAATCTCGACAACTTCAAACATGCATTGGAAACATTAAACTTTCCACAATTATATGCGAACACTTTTGTTGTATGTATATTATCTGTTGTGTTGGAACTTATTATTACATTCTGCAGCTCTTTTGTAATTGCAAGAATGGAATTTAAGCATCCGAAGGCAAAGAGTTTATTGTATGGATTTTTGATTTTGGGATTATCTGTTTCACCATTTATTTTATTGTTCCCGGTATATAAGATTAATATCTTTTTCGGGTTGAAAGGAAAATGGGCATTGATTTTTCCATATGCAGCAAGTTCGATTTCATTCAATACGCTTCTTCTGACAGCATATTTGAAACAGCTTCCTACGGAAATTGACGAAGCGGCTGTAATAGATGGCTGTAACATCTGGCAGCTGATGGTGAAAGTTATTTTGCCAATGGCAAAGCCGGTTATTGCAACAATTGTCATTTTTAACGTGTTATACATATGGAATGAATATCCGTATGCATCTGTAATGCTGAAAGATGTATCTGATTATACACTTTCTATGGGAGCTTCATTCTTCAAAGGAAATTATACGGTAGATTATGGTGGAATTGTAGCATCCAGTCTTATGATTATTGTTCCGGAACTGATCTTCTATGGATTATTCCAGAAGAATATTGTAGAGGGTATGACAGCGGGAGCTGTGAAAGGATAA
- a CDS encoding glycoside hydrolase family 32 protein, producing MSKELMIERIEKAQKEIEAKRETVQQGKFRQDYHFMAETGWINDPNGLIYFKGKYHFFYQYNPYSGFWDCMHWGHAVSEDMIHWEYLPLALAPSEVYDDHLKGGCFSGSAIEHDGKLFLIYTGTCNNGKGFEQAQCIAYSEDGIHFEKYEGNPVITAPEGVPTDLFRDPKVWKHDDTYYVVCGASKNGFAQARLYKSTDMFHWEFVNVLAESRGEWGYMWECPDFYPVGDKYVLMFSPMGGKERTSVYLVGDFDYDTGKFFYTISGEIDWGFDYYAPQSFLAPDGRRILVGWANAWDWMPFWKDWGPTYQEGWCGFFNIPREAVLAEDNTLKFIPVKELQDLRKNKQEEADILIKEDEKKELRSGCVYETEMRINLKKSTADKIRLNLRMSQGKKTEILFDLKRAEAYFDRNNSDGWSKGVARCPLNLMGKEHLDIHIYSDKISLEIFSNEYQNNFSCNIYNVDDDQKNEMKAIGGDLMIESIRSWELEKTMK from the coding sequence ATGTCAAAAGAACTGATGATTGAAAGAATAGAAAAAGCCCAGAAAGAAATTGAAGCAAAAAGAGAAACCGTACAGCAGGGAAAATTTCGTCAGGACTATCATTTTATGGCAGAAACCGGATGGATCAATGACCCAAATGGGTTGATATATTTTAAAGGAAAGTATCACTTTTTCTATCAATATAATCCATATTCCGGATTTTGGGACTGTATGCACTGGGGACATGCTGTCAGTGAAGATATGATTCATTGGGAGTATCTGCCATTAGCGCTTGCACCAAGTGAAGTATATGATGATCATTTGAAGGGGGGATGCTTCTCCGGCAGTGCGATTGAACATGATGGAAAGTTATTCCTGATCTATACAGGAACCTGTAATAATGGAAAGGGGTTTGAACAGGCACAGTGTATCGCATATAGTGAAGACGGGATCCACTTTGAAAAATATGAAGGGAACCCGGTGATCACAGCACCGGAAGGTGTTCCAACAGATCTGTTCAGGGATCCGAAAGTATGGAAACATGATGATACCTATTATGTAGTCTGTGGAGCAAGCAAAAATGGATTTGCACAGGCAAGACTGTATAAATCGACAGATATGTTCCACTGGGAATTTGTCAATGTCCTTGCAGAGAGCAGAGGCGAATGGGGCTATATGTGGGAGTGCCCGGATTTTTATCCGGTAGGAGATAAATATGTGTTGATGTTCTCTCCGATGGGAGGAAAAGAGCGCACCAGTGTTTATCTGGTGGGAGATTTTGACTATGATACCGGAAAATTTTTCTATACAATTTCAGGGGAAATTGACTGGGGATTTGATTATTATGCACCACAGTCATTCCTGGCACCGGATGGCAGAAGGATTCTGGTAGGATGGGCGAATGCATGGGATTGGATGCCATTTTGGAAAGACTGGGGTCCGACATATCAAGAAGGCTGGTGCGGATTCTTTAACATTCCGAGAGAGGCGGTATTAGCAGAAGATAATACATTAAAGTTTATTCCTGTAAAAGAATTACAGGATCTCCGGAAGAATAAGCAGGAAGAAGCGGACATTCTGATAAAAGAAGACGAGAAAAAAGAACTTCGGAGTGGCTGTGTTTATGAAACGGAAATGCGGATAAATCTGAAAAAATCAACTGCAGACAAGATTAGGCTGAACTTAAGAATGTCTCAGGGAAAGAAGACAGAGATCCTATTTGATCTGAAGAGAGCGGAAGCATATTTTGACCGTAATAATTCCGATGGCTGGAGTAAAGGAGTCGCAAGATGTCCATTGAATTTAATGGGCAAAGAGCATCTGGATATTCATATTTATTCTGACAAAATTTCATTAGAAATATTCAGCAATGAGTATCAGAATAATTTTTCTTGTAATATATATAATGTGGATGATGATCAGAAAAATGAAATGAAAGCAATTGGTGGAGATCTGATGATTGAAAGCATTCGGTCATGGGAACTTGAAAAGACAATGAAATAA
- the tet(O) gene encoding tetracycline resistance ribosomal protection protein Tet(O), whose translation MKIINLGILAHVDAGKTTLTESLLYTSGAIAELGSVDEGTTRTDTMNLERQRGITIQTAVTSFQWEDVKVNIIDTPGHMDFLAEVYRSLSVLDGAVLLVSAKDGIQAQTRILFHALQIMKIPTIFFINKIDQEGIDLPMVYREMKAKLSSEIIVKQKVGQHPHINVTDNDDMEQWDAVIMGNDELLEKYMSGKPFKMSELEQEENRRFQNGTLFPVYHGSAKNNLGIRQLIEVIASKFYSSTPEGQSELCGQVFKIEYSEKRRRFVYVRIYSGTLHLRDVIRISEKEKIKITEMCVPTNGEIVPADHACPGEIVILADDTLKLNDILGNEKLLPHKTWIDNPMPLLRTTVEPQKPEQREALLNALAEIADTDPLLHFDIDTVTHEIMLSFLGNVQMEVICAILEEKYHVEAEIKEPTVIYMERPLRKAEYTIHIEVPPNPFWASVGLSIEPLPIGSGVQYESRVSLGYLNQSFQNAVMEGVLYGCEQGLYGWKVTDCKICFEYGLYYSPVSTPADFRLLSPIVLEQALKKAGTELLEPYLHFEIYAPQEYLSRAYHDAPRYCADIVSTQIKNDEVILKGEIPARCIQEYRNDLTYFTNGQGVCLTELKGYQPAIGKFICQPRRPNSRIDKVRHMFHKLA comes from the coding sequence ATGAAAATAATTAACTTAGGCATTCTGGCTCACGTTGACGCAGGAAAGACAACATTAACGGAAAGTTTATTGTATACCAGTGGTGCAATTGCAGAACTAGGGAGCGTAGATGAAGGCACAACAAGGACAGATACAATGAATTTGGAGCGTCAAAGGGGAATCACTATCCAGACAGCAGTGACATCTTTTCAGTGGGAGGATGTAAAAGTCAACATTATAGATACGCCAGGCCATATGGATTTTTTGGCGGAAGTATACCGTTCTTTATCCGTATTAGACGGAGCAGTATTATTAGTTTCTGCAAAGGATGGCATACAGGCACAGACCCGTATACTGTTTCATGCACTACAGATAATGAAGATTCCGACAATTTTTTTCATCAATAAAATTGACCAAGAGGGGATTGATTTGCCAATGGTATATCGGGAAATGAAAGCAAAGCTTTCTTCGGAAATTATAGTGAAGCAAAAGGTTGGGCAGCATCCCCATATAAATGTAACGGACAATGACGATATGGAACAGTGGGATGCGGTAATTATGGGAAACGATGAACTATTAGAGAAATATATGTCAGGGAAACCGTTTAAAATGTCAGAACTGGAACAGGAAGAAAACAGGAGATTCCAAAACGGAACGTTATTTCCCGTTTATCACGGAAGCGCTAAAAACAATCTGGGGATTCGGCAGCTTATAGAAGTAATTGCCAGTAAATTTTATTCATCAACGCCTGAAGGTCAATCTGAACTATGCGGGCAGGTTTTTAAGATTGAATATTCAGAGAAAAGGCGGCGTTTTGTTTATGTGCGTATATATAGCGGAACATTGCATTTGAGGGATGTTATTAGAATATCTGAAAAAGAGAAAATAAAAATCACAGAGATGTGTGTTCCGACAAACGGTGAAATCGTCCCGGCTGACCATGCCTGTCCGGGAGAAATTGTTATTTTAGCTGATGATACTTTGAAACTGAACGACATTCTGGGAAATGAAAAACTCCTGCCTCACAAAACATGGATTGATAATCCCATGCCATTACTTCGGACAACGGTAGAGCCGCAAAAGCCGGAGCAAAGGGAAGCCCTGTTAAATGCCCTCGCAGAGATTGCTGATACAGACCCTCTTTTGCATTTTGACATTGATACTGTTACACATGAGATTATGTTATCTTTTTTGGGGAATGTGCAGATGGAAGTCATTTGTGCCATCCTTGAGGAAAAATATCATGTGGAGGCAGAAATAAAAGAGCCTACTGTTATATATATGGAAAGACCGCTTAGAAAAGCAGAATATACCATCCACATAGAAGTCCCGCCAAATCCTTTCTGGGCTTCTGTCGGGTTGTCCATAGAGCCGCTCCCTATTGGAAGCGGAGTGCAGTATGAAAGCAGAGTTTCACTTGGATATTTAAATCAATCGTTCCAAAATGCGGTTATGGAGGGGGTTCTTTATGGCTGCGAGCAGGGGCTGTATGGATGGAAAGTGACAGACTGTAAAATCTGTTTTGAATATGGATTGTATTATAGTCCTGTAAGTACCCCCGCAGACTTTCGGCTGCTTTCCCCTATCGTATTGGAGCAGGCTTTAAAAAAAGCAGGGACAGAACTATTAGAGCCATATCTCCACTTTGAAATTTATGCACCGCAGGAATATCTCTCACGGGCGTATCATGATGCTCCAAGGTATTGTGCAGATATTGTAAGTACTCAGATAAAGAATGACGAGGTCATTCTGAAAGGAGAAATCCCTGCTAGATGTATTCAAGAATACAGGAACGATTTAACTTATTTCACAAATGGGCAGGGAGTCTGCTTGACAGAGTTAAAAGGATACCAGCCAGCTATTGGTAAATTTATTTGCCAACCCCGCCGCCCGAATAGCCGTATAGATAAGGTTCGGCATATGTTCCACAAGTTAGCTTAA
- a CDS encoding PucR family transcriptional regulator gives MAIKLQSLYEAINNQFDVILHTNSFFNKEVTWIHTVEQGEFSHLLHGDELIFNSGLNFTSQDWLKEFLKSLKDAHASGLIISVKSRPAFSQEIIDYCNEIQLPLFSTSWDTPFIDIMRIFSEILLKNEHRETSLAAALKNAIYYPENEDSYLNPLESNGFFRDMNYTILMISCHTYDSDSGNSYLEQLEKKIRYFMSKGIVYEEGKHLIVLFAGESVNDISQKLYDVCQNNSDVYVGIGTTVSQLTDIHRSYETAFTAYQLTKTALPKNFLEYDKLGVYKLLADIHNQSLTADFLNSTLGPILDYDAVHHTDYLHILEVYFDHDCSIIHTADALYCHKNTLSYKLNKIKELLDYDILTNENRTNIMLSFYILRLEKRSI, from the coding sequence ATGGCAATTAAATTACAATCCCTGTATGAAGCAATTAACAACCAATTCGATGTCATCCTTCATACCAATAGTTTTTTCAATAAAGAAGTAACCTGGATCCATACCGTCGAACAGGGTGAATTCTCCCATCTGCTCCACGGTGATGAACTGATCTTTAACTCAGGTCTGAATTTTACCTCTCAGGACTGGCTGAAAGAGTTCTTAAAGTCATTGAAAGATGCACACGCCAGCGGACTGATCATCTCTGTAAAATCGCGTCCTGCATTTTCCCAGGAGATTATCGACTATTGCAATGAAATACAGCTTCCGCTGTTCTCCACTTCCTGGGACACTCCGTTCATTGATATCATGCGGATCTTTTCTGAGATTCTGTTAAAAAACGAACACCGTGAAACCAGTCTTGCCGCTGCTTTGAAAAATGCGATCTATTACCCCGAGAATGAAGACTCCTATCTGAATCCTCTGGAAAGCAATGGATTCTTCCGCGACATGAACTATACCATCCTCATGATCAGCTGCCACACTTATGACAGTGATTCCGGTAATTCTTACCTGGAACAGCTGGAAAAGAAGATCCGTTATTTCATGTCTAAAGGGATCGTATATGAAGAAGGGAAGCATCTGATCGTATTGTTTGCCGGTGAATCTGTAAACGATATATCTCAGAAGCTCTACGATGTCTGTCAGAATAACTCCGATGTCTATGTCGGGATCGGAACTACGGTCTCGCAGCTTACAGACATTCACCGCTCTTACGAGACCGCATTTACCGCCTATCAGCTCACCAAAACTGCTCTCCCGAAGAACTTCCTTGAGTACGATAAGCTTGGTGTATACAAACTTCTGGCCGATATCCACAATCAATCGCTGACAGCGGATTTCCTGAACTCCACACTTGGCCCGATTCTTGACTATGACGCTGTGCATCATACCGATTATCTGCATATCCTGGAAGTCTACTTTGATCATGACTGTAGTATCATCCATACCGCAGATGCACTTTATTGTCATAAGAATACGCTGTCGTATAAACTGAATAAGATAAAAGAACTTCTGGATTATGATATCCTGACCAATGAGAACCGGACAAACATCATGCTTTCTTTTTATATTTTAAGACTGGAAAAGCGCAGTATATAA
- a CDS encoding TnpV protein encodes MAKSLFEELGGKYERQGDYLIPCLTVPAEEEQAIGIWGQRHLDYLKQYRKVTYTNLLTSGRLNAYLADINRQAQERFERLIEGMKQAQGITEQLKAENALEWTGCLNNIRACAREIVEKEIIFA; translated from the coding sequence ATGGCAAAATCATTATTTGAGGAACTGGGCGGCAAATACGAAAGGCAAGGGGATTATTTGATACCGTGCTTAACTGTACCCGCCGAAGAAGAACAGGCAATAGGCATCTGGGGGCAACGGCATTTAGATTATCTAAAACAGTACCGTAAAGTTACATACACCAATCTTCTTACAAGCGGCAGGCTAAACGCCTACCTTGCCGACATCAACAGACAGGCACAGGAACGCTTTGAAAGGCTCATAGAGGGTATGAAACAGGCACAGGGCATAACGGAACAGCTAAAGGCAGAAAACGCCTTAGAATGGACAGGATGCCTCAATAACATAAGGGCTTGTGCGAGGGAGATTGTGGAAAAGGAAATTATTTTTGCATAA
- a CDS encoding AraC family transcriptional regulator, which produces MSAKSVLHQMVFYQADKEDPWTYSWVGFNGKLAPYFMHRLGFGYPSLTKELSTEVFEEIKDLLDILISIKNNNTKNDLYTNGILLLLLSKVGTFIEDSKELPERKSRQNSESHVQRAISIVEDFYGRDLTVQYIADKLGLNRSYLSEIFSKQMGVPLKKYILDFRITQSEEFLFTSDWSVDYISQICGFNSPSYFSKIFKEYHGISPTEYRKSRHKREHQTVLVK; this is translated from the coding sequence ATGTCCGCAAAATCCGTCCTACATCAGATGGTCTTCTATCAGGCCGATAAGGAAGACCCCTGGACATATTCGTGGGTCGGTTTCAATGGTAAACTTGCACCATATTTCATGCATCGTCTTGGATTCGGTTACCCCTCACTTACCAAGGAACTTTCTACAGAAGTCTTTGAAGAGATTAAAGATCTCCTCGATATTCTGATTTCCATAAAAAATAACAATACAAAAAATGATCTGTATACGAATGGAATCCTTCTTCTCCTTCTTTCAAAAGTCGGTACATTTATCGAAGATTCCAAAGAACTTCCAGAAAGAAAAAGTCGTCAAAATTCGGAAAGTCATGTCCAACGGGCAATTTCCATTGTAGAAGATTTCTACGGACGGGATCTGACTGTTCAATATATTGCAGACAAACTGGGCCTGAATCGCTCCTATCTCTCAGAGATTTTTTCAAAGCAGATGGGTGTTCCATTAAAAAAATATATACTGGATTTTCGCATCACCCAGAGTGAAGAATTTCTTTTCACCTCTGACTGGTCTGTAGACTATATCAGTCAGATCTGTGGATTCAATTCTCCTTCTTACTTTTCAAAAATATTTAAAGAATATCATGGAATATCTCCTACTGAATATCGAAAGAGCCGTCACAAACGTGAACACCAGACCGTTCTGGTGAAATGA
- a CDS encoding lactate utilization protein, protein MDQNRIKRNQMLGAKIVKELTARNMEAYYTDSKEEALKKALELIPEGSSISWGGSMSVNEIGLKEAVCQGNYHVYNRDTAPTPEDKRKIELAAYDCDYFLTSANAITEDGIMINIDGHSNRVSSIAAGPRNVLMIIGMNKVTRDVDSAMSRARNEAAPINAQRFNLSTPCCKTGACFDCKTPDTICCQILITRYSKTPQRIKVILVNEDLGF, encoded by the coding sequence ATGGATCAGAATCGAATTAAACGAAACCAGATGTTAGGCGCAAAGATTGTAAAAGAACTTACAGCCCGCAACATGGAAGCTTATTATACAGACTCCAAAGAAGAGGCTCTGAAGAAAGCATTGGAATTAATCCCGGAAGGAAGCAGCATCTCCTGGGGCGGTTCCATGTCTGTCAATGAGATCGGCTTAAAAGAAGCTGTCTGTCAGGGAAATTATCATGTATACAACCGCGATACCGCACCGACACCGGAAGATAAGCGCAAGATCGAGCTTGCGGCATATGATTGTGATTACTTCCTGACCAGTGCAAATGCGATCACGGAAGATGGAATTATGATCAATATCGACGGACATTCCAACCGTGTATCCTCTATCGCTGCCGGACCACGGAATGTGTTGATGATCATCGGAATGAATAAAGTTACACGCGATGTAGATTCTGCCATGTCCCGTGCAAGAAATGAAGCCGCTCCGATCAACGCACAGCGTTTCAACCTGAGCACTCCTTGTTGCAAAACAGGTGCCTGTTTCGACTGCAAAACACCGGATACGATCTGCTGTCAGATCCTGATCACCAGATATTCCAAGACACCGCAGCGCATCAAAGTCATTCTGGTAAATGAAGATCTCGGATTTTAA